The following coding sequences are from one Leptospira ellinghausenii window:
- a CDS encoding alpha/beta fold hydrolase, whose protein sequence is MKLNYKVYPFQNSDPTKKSMGDIVILHGLFGSSKNWVTVARFLSEFGQVYAIDQRNHGDSPHSDEHSIPLMADDLETFLNQLNIQNPILLGHSMGGLVAMYFDLMHPGLLRSLIIQDIAPRSYPFAYDNEILSMSFPLSGFNSRTEIDTEMAKYVKDTFIRQFLQMNLEREEDGSYRWKLNVEGINHARRVFDDVFSFDRISNTRTLFLLGGNSEYIKESDLSIMDRFFKNNVKVKIEGGGHYIHFTHQKVFLEKLGNWLQNEFV, encoded by the coding sequence GTGAAATTAAATTACAAAGTTTATCCATTTCAAAATTCCGATCCAACTAAAAAGTCAATGGGTGATATAGTCATTTTACATGGGTTATTTGGTTCTTCGAAAAATTGGGTGACAGTCGCAAGATTTTTATCCGAGTTTGGTCAAGTTTATGCAATTGACCAAAGGAATCATGGAGATTCTCCACACAGTGACGAACATTCCATACCACTCATGGCAGATGATTTGGAAACTTTCCTAAATCAATTAAATATCCAAAATCCGATTTTACTCGGTCATTCGATGGGAGGTCTCGTGGCGATGTATTTTGATTTGATGCACCCAGGTTTGCTCAGAAGTCTCATCATACAAGACATTGCACCAAGGTCATATCCGTTTGCCTATGACAATGAGATTTTATCGATGTCATTTCCACTCAGTGGATTTAACTCACGTACGGAAATTGATACGGAAATGGCGAAGTATGTAAAAGATACGTTTATCCGCCAATTTTTACAAATGAATTTGGAACGAGAGGAAGATGGTTCTTATCGTTGGAAATTGAACGTAGAGGGAATCAATCACGCTAGAAGGGTTTTTGATGATGTATTTTCATTTGATAGAATTTCAAATACTCGGACTTTGTTTTTGTTAGGTGGAAATTCCGAATACATAAAAGAATCTGATCTTTCCATTATGGATCGGTTTTTTAAAAATAATGTAAAAGTAAAAATTGAAGGTGGTGGGCATTATATCCATTTTACCCACCAAAAAGTATTTTTGGAAAAACTTGGAAATTGGTTACAAAACGAGTTTGTTTGA
- a CDS encoding alpha/beta hydrolase — translation MKKTLSWILLILAFFLLVASYFLSEQILTPSNPSESDDENLRKQISFSEFELPTPETIRFQNGVLRLRGWYFKNPKKQNCGVILLHGFSNFKIQMLPYATPFWKRGCSLFLYDARAHAESDGKYSTYGYHEKMDLERAVEYFSEIDNTPEDRIGIVGIDLGASTALQFADGQYEYGFVIADTPYKDMRSYVEHRYESLYSRLIRFFIPLSLSIAELRGDLLVDEVSPLNTAKMINKPVLILFPNDGDETQKQDAELIGSNLKTTSKKLVTYSTQKTLLHQNKTISPAFEMILQSFLKEIKFVK, via the coding sequence ATGAAAAAAACTCTAAGTTGGATCCTACTCATACTCGCCTTCTTTCTGCTAGTTGCTTCTTATTTTCTTTCCGAACAAATTCTAACACCTTCCAATCCAAGTGAATCAGACGATGAAAACTTGAGAAAACAAATCTCTTTTTCTGAATTTGAGTTGCCAACGCCGGAAACAATTCGTTTTCAAAATGGTGTTTTGCGATTACGGGGCTGGTATTTCAAAAATCCCAAAAAACAAAATTGTGGGGTTATTCTTTTACACGGATTTTCTAATTTTAAAATCCAAATGTTACCTTATGCGACTCCGTTTTGGAAACGAGGTTGTAGTTTATTTTTGTATGATGCTAGGGCTCATGCGGAAAGTGATGGTAAGTATTCCACATATGGTTACCATGAAAAAATGGATTTAGAGAGGGCGGTTGAATATTTTTCAGAAATAGATAATACTCCTGAAGATCGGATTGGAATTGTTGGTATCGATTTAGGAGCATCAACCGCACTACAATTTGCAGATGGACAATACGAATATGGATTTGTGATCGCAGATACTCCCTATAAAGACATGCGGTCTTATGTGGAACATCGTTATGAAAGTCTTTATTCTAGATTGATTCGATTTTTCATTCCACTCAGTTTATCGATCGCGGAACTAAGAGGTGATTTATTAGTTGATGAGGTATCACCACTGAATACAGCAAAAATGATCAACAAACCAGTATTGATTTTGTTTCCTAATGATGGTGACGAAACACAAAAACAGGATGCAGAATTGATTGGTTCAAATTTAAAAACGACTTCCAAAAAATTAGTAACTTATTCGACTCAAAAAACTTTATTGCACCAAAACAAAACCATTTCACCTGCATTTGAAATGATCCTTCAGAGTTTTTTGAAAGAAATTAAGTTTGTAAAATAA
- a CDS encoding pyridoxal phosphate-dependent aminotransferase, with protein MKLIAKRLDVVEPSPTLAITAKANQLKASGLDVVGFGAGEPDFDTPTHIKEAAKKAMDQGKTKYTPVSGTVSLKDAIIKKFETENGLKYEKNQIIVGTGGKQVLYNFFMATLNPGDEVIIPAPYWVSYADIVRLAEGTPVIVATDISSGFKITAEQLEKAITPKTKVFIFNSPSNPTGAAYTRSDVEALVKVLEPKDILTVSDDIYEKIIYDGLEFVNPAMISPKMKEKTFVINGVSKAYSMTGWRIGYGAGNVEIVKNMDTMQGQSTSNASSISQAAAEAALIGDQTPVAEMLKAFDKRRKLIVGLLREIPGVECRMPEGAFYAFPYITGVYELPGFKRLLAEKKETSLSKLFCDVLLDKYNVAAVPGIAFGDDKAIRLSYALGDKDIEKGVARIKQMVEDLQK; from the coding sequence ATGAAACTTATAGCAAAACGACTCGATGTCGTAGAACCTTCTCCCACTCTCGCGATCACGGCTAAAGCCAATCAATTGAAAGCGAGTGGACTTGATGTGGTTGGATTTGGTGCAGGGGAACCTGACTTCGATACACCAACTCATATCAAAGAAGCTGCTAAAAAAGCAATGGACCAAGGGAAAACCAAATACACTCCCGTGAGTGGAACCGTTTCTCTGAAAGATGCCATTATTAAGAAGTTTGAAACCGAAAACGGATTAAAGTACGAAAAAAATCAAATCATTGTGGGAACGGGTGGAAAACAAGTTCTTTATAATTTTTTTATGGCGACTCTCAATCCTGGTGATGAAGTAATTATCCCTGCACCGTATTGGGTGAGTTATGCGGATATCGTTCGTTTGGCAGAAGGAACTCCTGTGATTGTTGCAACGGACATTTCCAGTGGATTTAAAATCACGGCGGAACAATTAGAAAAGGCAATCACTCCGAAAACAAAAGTCTTTATTTTTAATTCTCCATCCAATCCAACGGGAGCAGCTTACACCCGTTCGGATGTAGAAGCACTCGTGAAGGTTTTGGAACCAAAAGACATACTAACTGTTTCCGATGATATTTACGAAAAAATCATCTATGATGGATTGGAATTTGTGAACCCTGCGATGATTTCACCTAAGATGAAAGAAAAAACCTTTGTCATCAATGGTGTATCGAAAGCGTACTCGATGACGGGTTGGAGAATTGGATACGGGGCAGGGAATGTAGAGATTGTGAAAAACATGGATACCATGCAAGGCCAATCCACGAGCAATGCTTCTTCCATTTCCCAAGCTGCAGCGGAAGCCGCTCTCATAGGGGACCAAACACCTGTGGCAGAAATGTTAAAGGCTTTTGACAAACGTCGTAAACTCATTGTGGGACTTTTACGAGAGATTCCAGGTGTGGAATGCCGAATGCCTGAAGGTGCTTTTTATGCATTCCCTTATATCACGGGCGTGTATGAATTGCCTGGATTCAAACGACTCTTGGCTGAAAAAAAGGAAACTTCTCTTTCGAAACTTTTTTGTGATGTGCTTCTCGACAAATACAATGTGGCAGCAGTGCCCGGGATTGCCTTTGGAGATGACAAAGCCATTCGTTTGTCTTATGCGTTAGGTGATAAAGACATCGAAAAAGGTGTAGCACGTATCAAACAAATGGTTGAGGATTTACAAAAATAA
- a CDS encoding CsgG/HfaB family protein codes for MKQYLAFFSLLLSVSLTNCRTMDAAIQYPETGKSNLGITKVAVLIFDIEEAKWGDEFTDAVSLQIAKSLPFKVIEREQLSKVVNEQSFSKTGIIDTQTAVRIGKVLGVDALVFGRGSALKKFDDKGKLIPNLVDTVSLKIVHIESGQVIVNARKKPGADWTMARLLQYSLGFGLIWSREDILIATSQYDFVAESLVDRIVSELAK; via the coding sequence ATGAAACAATATTTAGCGTTTTTCTCCCTACTACTTTCGGTATCGTTAACCAATTGTCGGACAATGGATGCAGCGATCCAATACCCTGAAACAGGAAAATCCAATCTCGGAATCACAAAAGTTGCTGTACTCATTTTTGATATTGAAGAAGCAAAATGGGGTGACGAATTCACAGATGCAGTTTCCTTACAAATCGCAAAATCACTTCCTTTCAAAGTCATAGAACGTGAACAACTTTCCAAAGTTGTGAATGAGCAGAGTTTTTCCAAAACCGGAATCATAGATACGCAAACAGCTGTTAGAATTGGAAAAGTTCTAGGTGTGGATGCTCTAGTTTTTGGCAGAGGTTCTGCTCTAAAAAAATTCGATGATAAAGGAAAACTCATCCCAAATTTAGTCGATACCGTATCCCTAAAAATCGTTCACATAGAATCCGGACAAGTCATTGTCAATGCGCGAAAAAAACCAGGTGCCGATTGGACCATGGCACGACTTTTACAGTATAGTCTAGGATTTGGGCTGATTTGGAGTCGTGAGGATATTTTAATTGCAACAAGCCAATACGATTTTGTCGCGGAAAGTTTAGTCGATCGAATTGTAAGTGAACTGGCTAAATAA
- a CDS encoding Dps family protein — MKINIGIPEEERSAISESLKKLLADTYTLYQKTHSYHWNVTGPMFQTLHLLFMTQYTELWNAIDPIAERVRSLGYYAPMGGWEFAKYSSISEDKEVPKAKDMIKNLVEGNEAVIRTARAAYAPAEKGNDQATLDLLTQRLDIHEKTAWMLRSLLEE, encoded by the coding sequence ATGAAAATTAATATTGGAATTCCAGAAGAAGAAAGAAGTGCCATTTCAGAATCTTTAAAAAAACTGTTAGCTGATACATACACTCTCTACCAAAAAACACATAGTTACCATTGGAATGTAACAGGGCCTATGTTCCAAACTTTACACCTTCTTTTTATGACTCAATACACTGAACTCTGGAATGCAATTGATCCAATTGCAGAACGAGTCCGCTCTCTCGGGTATTATGCACCAATGGGTGGATGGGAATTTGCAAAGTATTCTAGTATTTCAGAAGACAAAGAAGTTCCAAAAGCAAAAGACATGATCAAAAATTTAGTGGAAGGGAACGAAGCCGTGATTCGCACAGCACGTGCAGCTTATGCTCCGGCAGAAAAAGGGAATGACCAAGCAACCCTGGATCTATTAACACAAAGACTTGACATTCACGAAAAAACAGCATGGATGTTACGTTCGTTACTTGAAGAGTAA
- a CDS encoding DNA repair helicase XPB — protein MTKPLTVQSDKTMLLEVDNPEFEACRDLIAKFAELEKSPEYMHTYRISPLSLWNAASIKMTADEIIEGLTKFARYSVPKNVMNEVREQISRYGKVKLVKEESGELYIISNEKGFITEIANNRAVQPFVDGMEGDKIRIKKEYRGHIKQALIKIGFPVEDLAGYDEGNKYPFNLRPTTKGGIKFGMRDYQRASVEAFHAGGRNEGGSGVVVLPCGAGKTIVGMGVMQIVGAETLILVTNTLSIRQWRNEILDKTDIPESDIGEYSGEMKEIKPITIATYNILTHRKKKGGDFTHFHIFSANNWGLIVYDEVHLLPAPVFRMTSELQAKRRLGLTATLVREDGLEEDVFSLIGPKKYDVPWKELEAKSWIAEANCVEIRVPMEDDLRMKYSVADDREKFRLASENPEKLRAISYILKKHSTNNILVIGQYINQLEEISNTFKIPLITGKTPLPERQELYQAFRTGQIKQLVVSKVANFSIDLPDANIAIQVSGTFGSRQEEAQRLGRILRPKSQDNTAIFYSLISRDTNEERFGQNRQLFLTEQGYEYEIYTLDQFKETVPEEPLTK, from the coding sequence ATGACCAAGCCACTCACCGTACAAAGTGACAAAACAATGCTTCTAGAGGTGGATAACCCAGAATTTGAAGCCTGTCGGGACCTCATTGCCAAGTTTGCGGAGCTCGAAAAAAGCCCTGAATACATGCATACCTACCGTATTTCTCCACTTTCATTGTGGAATGCTGCTTCTATTAAAATGACGGCTGATGAAATCATTGAAGGCCTTACTAAATTTGCTCGTTATTCCGTTCCTAAAAACGTGATGAACGAAGTGAGAGAACAAATCTCTCGTTATGGAAAAGTGAAATTGGTAAAAGAAGAGTCGGGAGAGTTGTATATCATCTCAAACGAAAAAGGTTTTATCACTGAGATCGCAAACAACCGGGCCGTTCAACCCTTTGTGGATGGAATGGAAGGTGACAAAATTCGTATCAAAAAAGAATACCGAGGACACATCAAACAAGCGTTAATCAAGATTGGTTTTCCTGTGGAAGACCTTGCTGGTTACGATGAAGGGAATAAATACCCATTTAACTTACGTCCTACGACAAAAGGTGGGATAAAGTTTGGAATGCGAGACTACCAAAGAGCATCTGTGGAAGCCTTCCACGCTGGTGGGCGTAACGAAGGTGGATCGGGTGTGGTTGTTCTTCCTTGTGGTGCGGGTAAAACCATCGTGGGAATGGGTGTCATGCAAATTGTAGGAGCGGAAACTCTGATCCTTGTAACGAACACTCTGTCCATCCGCCAGTGGAGAAATGAAATTTTAGACAAAACGGATATCCCTGAGTCAGACATTGGAGAGTATTCGGGTGAGATGAAAGAAATCAAACCGATTACGATTGCAACTTATAACATCCTCACTCATAGAAAGAAAAAAGGGGGAGACTTCACCCACTTTCATATCTTTAGTGCAAACAACTGGGGACTCATTGTCTATGATGAGGTGCATTTATTACCAGCTCCAGTTTTCCGTATGACATCGGAACTCCAAGCCAAACGTAGGTTAGGTTTGACAGCTACGCTTGTTCGGGAAGATGGACTTGAGGAAGATGTGTTTTCACTCATTGGACCTAAAAAATACGATGTACCTTGGAAGGAACTCGAAGCGAAGTCTTGGATTGCGGAAGCCAATTGTGTGGAAATCCGTGTTCCTATGGAAGATGACCTTCGTATGAAATACTCTGTTGCGGATGATCGTGAGAAATTCCGATTAGCTTCAGAAAACCCAGAAAAACTTCGTGCGATCAGCTATATTTTAAAGAAACACTCCACTAACAACATTTTGGTGATTGGACAGTATATCAATCAGTTAGAAGAGATTTCCAATACATTCAAGATCCCTTTGATTACGGGAAAAACTCCGCTACCAGAAAGACAAGAACTCTACCAAGCGTTCCGTACGGGTCAAATCAAACAACTAGTAGTATCAAAGGTGGCAAACTTTTCCATCGACTTACCGGATGCGAACATTGCCATTCAGGTTTCGGGAACGTTTGGATCAAGACAAGAAGAAGCACAGCGTTTAGGACGTATCCTTCGTCCAAAATCCCAAGACAATACAGCTATTTTTTACTCTCTGATTTCGCGTGATACCAACGAAGAAAGGTTTGGCCAAAACAGACAACTCTTCCTCACCGAACAAGGGTATGAATACGAAATTTATACTTTGGATCAGTTCAAAGAAACAGTGCCAGAAGAACCACTCACGAAATAG
- a CDS encoding SH3 domain-containing protein — MKLVPLLKLFCKGTIGIGMKRFRFLWIGNKMQNFGSSLPFRFLGKISFVLLVALFGITPLFAAPTFQEKPKQTKPSELFQRDLHSEIVIPVIGLNLHLFADQKSDVLRKLKFGEPVTYDQNSLESPKEDWIPVKLQDGLSGFIKRSVVRSVPPKQYLSTLLFEAEKLIQSKQVDFLAKQEITDTIFSISSSGKFTGDEFIFLRAKAGFFLKKTVDLMNEKGIKPDNDPETLEFLKRHQTKLLYDYSSGKYYVDSNYFWKLLESYPKTKHSDYAGYLATESIPVNDCGADLRCRLEEIRKGKLRYLYLFPTGNYVNIYTKDIVKNLISMTKDPDSIPCFPPVGEGIKSEINQMFRYASEIGPREKKQILPHLQILKKECFR, encoded by the coding sequence ATGAAACTTGTTCCTTTACTAAAACTATTTTGTAAAGGGACAATCGGAATTGGTATGAAACGATTTCGATTCCTATGGATTGGAAACAAAATGCAAAATTTTGGTTCTAGTCTTCCGTTTAGATTTTTAGGAAAAATCAGCTTTGTATTGTTAGTTGCTCTATTCGGAATTACTCCCCTTTTTGCAGCTCCTACGTTCCAGGAAAAACCAAAACAGACCAAACCATCTGAACTTTTTCAAAGGGACCTACATTCTGAGATTGTCATCCCAGTGATTGGTCTTAATTTACATCTCTTTGCAGACCAAAAAAGTGATGTTTTGCGAAAACTAAAGTTTGGTGAACCTGTTACGTATGATCAAAATTCATTGGAAAGCCCCAAAGAAGATTGGATTCCAGTCAAACTCCAAGATGGACTTTCCGGATTTATCAAACGATCAGTGGTGCGTTCAGTTCCTCCAAAACAATACCTTTCCACATTGTTATTTGAAGCAGAGAAATTGATTCAATCGAAACAAGTGGATTTTTTGGCAAAACAAGAAATCACTGATACAATATTTTCGATTTCTTCTTCAGGTAAATTTACAGGGGATGAGTTTATTTTCCTTAGAGCGAAAGCAGGTTTTTTCTTAAAAAAAACTGTGGATTTGATGAATGAAAAAGGAATCAAACCAGACAATGATCCAGAGACTCTTGAGTTTTTAAAACGCCACCAAACAAAGTTATTATATGATTATTCTTCTGGAAAATATTATGTAGATTCCAATTATTTTTGGAAATTACTCGAATCCTATCCAAAAACAAAACATTCGGATTACGCAGGTTATCTGGCAACTGAAAGTATTCCCGTGAATGATTGTGGAGCGGACTTACGTTGTCGATTGGAAGAGATACGTAAAGGTAAATTACGATATTTGTACCTATTTCCGACAGGAAATTACGTGAACATATATACAAAAGATATTGTAAAAAACCTAATCTCTATGACTAAAGATCCAGATTCGATTCCATGTTTTCCACCAGTGGGAGAAGGAATCAAATCAGAAATCAACCAAATGTTTCGTTATGCATCGGAAATTGGTCCTCGCGAAAAAAAACAAATCCTGCCTCATTTACAGATTCTAAAAAAAGAATGTTTTCGCTAA
- a CDS encoding LA_0442/LA_0875 N-terminal domain-containing protein, with protein MKKYLLILILILTFSIPIFAINTVILKNGKTIKGKVTDQNEKGLTIQTSDGIQTITKFQILKVVYKDVSEQEAEKIRIAEEKKLRDKEEKEKAKLEKEKQIADEKERKRLEEEEKLAEKQRQEEAAKQESQAEKEAKAEAEWLATRQLVPSPAATKCGGRLALVWRSTVLPGWGQYCGGHNTSAGTFGILFFGSLLYSLGPLRTEEKNAKSHYDTMVLLNQIGGPGTRLTAQNISLPNEFLAGYIETSITDDLIVKSKNNAKEANTKYLAGLGTASIIYITNIIHAYMIGRDRYPERPVVQSGGKQFKEGFDFESSWDKPQGVNVYRPQFNSIYAELRYSILF; from the coding sequence ATGAAAAAGTACCTACTTATCCTTATCCTCATCCTCACCTTCTCAATTCCAATTTTTGCCATCAACACAGTGATTTTAAAAAATGGGAAAACCATCAAAGGGAAGGTAACTGATCAAAACGAAAAAGGGCTCACCATCCAAACGAGTGATGGGATACAAACCATTACGAAATTCCAAATCTTAAAAGTTGTCTATAAAGATGTAAGCGAACAAGAAGCAGAAAAAATTCGCATCGCTGAAGAAAAAAAATTACGAGATAAGGAAGAGAAAGAAAAGGCAAAATTAGAAAAGGAAAAACAAATCGCAGACGAAAAGGAACGCAAACGTTTAGAAGAAGAAGAGAAACTTGCAGAAAAACAAAGGCAAGAAGAAGCAGCGAAACAAGAATCACAAGCAGAAAAAGAAGCAAAAGCCGAGGCGGAATGGCTGGCTACTAGGCAACTTGTTCCCTCTCCTGCTGCCACAAAATGTGGAGGTCGTTTGGCATTGGTCTGGAGATCTACGGTTTTACCTGGATGGGGACAATACTGCGGGGGACACAATACTTCCGCAGGTACATTCGGAATCTTATTTTTTGGATCCCTTCTTTATAGTTTGGGTCCCTTACGTACTGAAGAAAAAAATGCAAAATCACATTACGATACAATGGTACTATTAAACCAAATAGGAGGACCAGGAACTAGACTTACCGCACAAAACATTAGTTTGCCGAATGAATTCCTAGCAGGATATATCGAAACATCAATTACAGATGACTTAATCGTAAAAAGTAAAAACAATGCAAAAGAAGCCAACACAAAGTACCTTGCAGGACTTGGAACGGCGAGCATCATCTATATCACAAATATCATACATGCCTACATGATCGGAAGAGATAGATACCCAGAAAGACCAGTTGTCCAATCGGGCGGAAAACAATTTAAAGAGGGTTTCGATTTTGAATCCAGTTGGGATAAACCTCAAGGTGTAAATGTATATCGCCCTCAATTCAATTCGATATACGCAGAACTTCGGTATTCAATCTTATTTTAA